One Prunus dulcis chromosome 7, ALMONDv2, whole genome shotgun sequence DNA segment encodes these proteins:
- the LOC117634427 gene encoding uncharacterized protein LOC117634427 translates to MADIVKQILAKPIQLADQVTKAAEEASSSKQECFELKSKTEKLALLLRQAARASSDLYERPTRRIIDETEQVLDKALSLVLKCRANGIMKRVFTIIPAAQFRKMSSQLENSIGDLSWLLRVSAPADTREDGYLGLPPIAANEPILCLIWEQIAILHTGSVDDRSDAAASLVSLAKDNDRYGKLIIEEGGVGPLLKLIKEGKMEGQEHAAEALGLLGRDPESVEHMIHAGVCSVFAKILKEGPMRVQAMVARAISELASHYPKCQDLFAQHNIIRLLVSHLAFETVQEHSKYAITFNKATSIHAVVVATNNSNANYIPNRASDEDEKQGYRHIPHPLGNRISSQMHNVVTSTMAMQGGLKPPLQQVVNGVNQANPANQAKSNGNSNSNSNAKQNHQYQQSPHHHQHNHSGTSIKGRELEDPATKATMKAMAARALWQLAKGNSPICRSITESRALLCFAVLLEKGSEDVQLNSAMALMEITAVAEKDAELRRSAFKPNSPACRSVVDQLQNITEKADADLDLLIPCIKAVGNLARTFRATETRMIGPLVRLLDEREAEVTREATIALTKFACTENYLHLDHSKAIICAGGAKHLIQLVYFGEQIVQIPALVLMCYIAFHVPDSEELAQAEVLTVLEWASKQSYMTQDEALEMLLQEAKSRLDLYQSKGSKYQCH, encoded by the coding sequence ATGGCGGACATAGTGAAGCAAATCTTGGCAAAGCCGATCCAACTAGCTGACCAAGTCACGAAGGCTGCAGAGGAGGCCAGTTCATCTAAGCAGGAGTGCTTCGAGCTCAAATCCAAGACCGAGAAGCTCGCACTGCTTCTCCGGCAAGCCGCTCGGGCCAGCTCCGACCTCTACGAGCGCCCAACTCGCCGGATCATCGACGAGACTGAGCAAGTGCTCGACAAAGCGCTGTCTCTGGTGCTCAAATGCCGCGCCAACGGCATCATGAAGAGAGTCTTCACCATCATCCCAGCCGCCCAGTTCCGGAAAATGTCGTCGCAGCTCGAAAATTCCATCGGAGACCTGTCGTGGCTGCTCCGGGTATCGGCCCCGGCCGATACCCGGGAAGATGGGTACCTTGGGCTGCCTCCAATCGCCGCAAACGAGCCAATTCTGTGCCTCATTTGGGAGCAGATTGCAATTCTGCACACTGGGTCAGTTGACGATCGATCTGATGCAGCAGCTTCGCTTGTTTCGCTTGCCAAGGACAATGATCGATACGGAAAGTTGATAATTGAGGAAGGTGGAGTTGGACCCTTGTTGAAATTAATCAAGGAGGGTAAAATGGAAGGCCAAGAGCACGCTGCTGAGGCCCTTGGATTGCTGGGACGTGACCCGGAAAGCGTAGAACACATGATCCATGCCGGGGTGTGTTCGGTGTTTGCGAAGATCCTTAAAGAAGGTCCGATGAGAGTTCAGGCCATGGTGGCCCGGGCCATCTCGGAGCTTGCATCTCATTACCCCAAATGTCAGGATCTTTTTGCGCAGCACAATATCATCCGGTTGCTGGTTAGCCATCTTGCGTTCGAAACTGTTCAGGAGCATAGTAAGTATGCTATTACTTTCAACAAAGCCACATCGATCCATGCGGTTGTGGTGGCTACAAACAACTCCAATGCAAATTATATTCCGAACAGGGCGAGTGACGAGGATGAGAAGCAGGGTTACCGTCACATTCCTCATCCGTTGGGCAATCGAATCTCGAGTCAGATGCACAATGTGGTTACTAGCACCATGGCAATGCAGGGCGGGTTGAAGCCTCCTCTCCAACAAGTAGTTAACGGAGTGAATCAAGCCAATCCAGCCAATCAAGCCAAAAGCAATggcaacagcaacagcaacagcaatgCAAAGCAGAATCATCAGTACCAACAATCCCCACACCATCATCAGCATAATCATTCAGGGACTAGCATTAAGGGGAGGGAATTGGAAGACCCTGCCACCAAGGCCACCATGAAAGCAATGGCAGCAAGAGCTCTTTGGCAGCTTGCCAAAGGAAACTCGCCCATTTGCCGTAGCATCACGGAATCAAGGGCACTGTTGTGTTTTGCAGTGCTCCTGGAAAAAGGCTCTGAAGATGTTCAACTCAATTCTGCCATGGCATTAATGGAGATCACGGCAGTGGCGGAGAAGGATGCTGAGTTGAGAAGATCTGCCTTCAAGCCTAATTCTCCGGCTTGCAGGTCTGTGGTTGATCAATTACAAAATATTACTGAAAAGGCTGATGCAGATTTAGACCTCCTGATTCCATGCATCAAAGCTGTTGGGAATTTGGCAAGGACATTTCGGGCAACTGAGACAAGGATGATTGGCCCGTTGGTGCGGCTTCTTGACGAAAGAGAAGCTGAGGTTACCAGGGAGGCTACCATTGCCCTCACAAAATTTGCATGTACAGAGAACTATCTCCATCTTGACCATTCCAAGGCAATAATATGTGCAGGAGGTGCTAAGCACTTGATCCAGCTTGTGTATTTTGGGGAGCAAATTGTTCAGATTCCTGCCTTAGTTCTCATGTGCTACATTGCATTTCATGTACCAGACAGTGAAGAACTTGCCCAGGCTGAGGTGCTCACCGTGCTTGAATGGGCGTCCAAGCAATCCTATATGACCCAAGACGAAGCACTGGAAATGTTGTTACAAGAAGCTAAGAGTAGGTTGGATCTTTATCAGTCCAAGGGCTCAAAATACCAATGCCATTGA
- the LOC117635459 gene encoding uncharacterized protein LOC117635459: MVKQTLGRAIQLADQVAKALDRALVRSKDKSFIPDLKSNAEQLAELLRQLSSIDLGTYDRPVRAIIDSVEQSLDRCLFRLLKHHCPKWIIIKIIKKRFPTLIPIVSFCKTSRLLDASINDMSWLIHFWRNKTNDRFELSLPVLKSNNPMLCLVWEEIAILHDPAQSYQARSSAAASLGEMARYLDAYRKLIIRECGVEALLKLMEEGPMEAKQSAANALGFVVWSSECAGISVDVCKVFAKILSEGFMKVQAEVAFAVSLIAERNPKWQDAFAEHDVVRLLVGHLAFETVGVQSSKTHSNDNANANEDPDTIAQMKAMAARALFRLAQDNSAICRILAESTALYSFAVLLEKGCEDAQLHSVYALMEIKEVAEKDADLRIRCDFSPNSPIWKYVVDQLLLKITEKTEDSHFQTYCIYAIENLASTFGAIETRMIGPLVQLLNGRKYYVTEGACIALTKLARTDNYFHIEHSKAIISAGGVKHLIQILYDKKVLHALVLICYIALHVPDDEELAQAEVLAALTWASKLSFLTAYKELDRLLCNIPLHVPEWEELYQAGLTPLLVLETHERYLSKEDTLPTLLQEAKSRLNLHQSKGSRRVN, translated from the coding sequence ATGGTGAAGCAAACATTGGGCAGGGCCATCCAACTGGCTGACCAAGTCGCAAAGGCTTTGGACAGGGCATTGGTGAGATCCAAGGACAAGAGCTTCATCCCCGACCTCAAATCCAACGCTGAACAGCTGGCGGAGCTTCTCCGCCAACTCAGCAGCATCGACCTCGGCACCTACGATCGCCCCGTACGTGCGATCATCGACAGCGTCGAACAAAGCCTGGATAGGTGTCTGTTCCGGCTGCTCAAGCATCATTGTCCCAAATGGATCATCATCAAGATCATCAAGAAGCGTTTCCCCACCCTCATCCCCATTGTTTCGTTCTGTAAAACGTCGAGGCTTCTTGACGCTTCAATCAACGACATGTCTTGGCTGATCCATTTTTGGAGGAACAAGACGAACGATAGATTTGAACTGTCTCTGCCCGTACTAAAATCAAACAACCCCATGCTGTGTCTCGTTTGGGAAGAGATTGCAATTCTTCATGACCCGGCTCAGTCCTACCAAGCTCGATCTAGTGCTGCAGCTTCACTCGGTGAGATGGCCAGGTACCTAGACGCGTACAGGAAGTTGATCATCCGGGAATGTGGAGTCGAGGCCTTGTTGAAATTGATGGAGGAGGGTCCAATGGAAGCCAAACAGAGCGCTGCCAATGCCCTGGGGTTTGTGGTATGGTCCTCGGAATGTGCCGGGATAAGTGTCGATGTATGTAAAGTGTTTGCGAAAATCCTCAGTGAAGGTTTCATGAAAGTTCAGGCTGAGGTGGCCTTCGCGGTGTCACTGATCGCAGAAAGAAACCCCAAATGGCAAGATGCTTTTGCAGAGCACGATGTTGTCCGCTTGCTTGTCGGCCATCTTGCATTCGAAACTGTTGGAGTGCAGAGCAGCAAAACCCATAGCAATGACAATGCCAATGCCAATGAAGACCCTGACACCATAGCGCAAATGAAAGCGATGGCAGCCAGAGCCCTTTTCAGACTAGCCCAGGATAACTCAGCCATTTGCCGTATCCTCGCAGAATCAACAGCACTATATAGTTTTGCAGTACTTCTGGAAAAAGGTTGTGAAGATGCTCAATTACATTCTGTCTATGCATTAATGGAGATCAAGGAAGTGGCAGAGAAAGATGCTGATTTGAGAATAAGATGTGACTTCAGTCCTAATTCCCCCATTTGGAAATATGTTGTTGATCAATTATTACTGAAAATCACCGAGAAGACAGAAGACTCACACTTCCAGACCTATTGCATCTATGCTATTGAGAATTTGGCAAGCACATTTGGGGCAATAGAGACAAGAATGATTGGCCCATTGGTGCAGCTTCTGAATGGAAGAAAATACTATGTTACCGAGGGGGCTTGCATTGCCCTCACAAAATTAGCTCGGACAGATAACTATTTTCACATTGAACATTCCAAGGCAATAATAAGTGCTGGAGGTGTTAAACACTTAATCCAGATTTTGTATGACAAGAAAGTTTTACATGCGTTGGTTCTCATCTGCTATATTGCACTGCACGTACCAGACGACGAAGAGCTTGCCCAAGCTGAGGTGCTTGCAGCGCTTACGTGGGCATCCAAGCTATCTTTTTTGACCGCATACAAAGAGCTGGACAGATTGCTGTGCAACATTCCACTACATGTACCAGAATGGGAAGAACTTTACCAAGCTGGGTTGACCCCGCTGCTTGTATTGGAAACCCATGAACGTTATTTGTCCAAAGAAGACACACTACCCACATTGTTACAAGAGGCTAAGAGTAGGTTGAATCTTCATCAGTCCAAGGGCTCACGGAGGGTCAATTGA